The following proteins are co-located in the Candidatus Cybelea sp. genome:
- a CDS encoding FAD binding domain-containing protein, whose protein sequence is MNLNTVTEVKRPRTLEEIAGWRPGNAWLAGGTWLFSEPQIHTDTLIDLEMLAWPSLTVSDAGLEIGATCRIAELYAFAAPDPWTDASLIRECCRSFLSSFKIWNEATVGGNIVMSLPAGPMISLTVALEGVYELWPRAGETRRVPAVEFVTGSHANLLAPGELLRAIHLPASAFTKRHAFRRASLTHLGRSSVLLIGTRGSCDLLLTVTAATLRPVQICFRERLREHELRAAIDAAIPPELYLDDVHGSPAHRRHLTYHFAAEICEELFAS, encoded by the coding sequence ATGAACTTAAACACCGTCACCGAGGTAAAGCGTCCGCGAACGCTCGAAGAGATTGCGGGCTGGCGGCCGGGCAACGCGTGGCTTGCGGGCGGCACGTGGCTCTTCTCCGAGCCGCAGATTCACACCGATACGCTGATCGATCTCGAAATGCTCGCGTGGCCGTCGCTCACCGTAAGCGATGCCGGGCTGGAGATCGGCGCGACCTGCCGCATCGCGGAGCTTTACGCCTTTGCGGCCCCCGACCCGTGGACCGACGCCTCCCTGATTCGCGAGTGCTGCCGCTCGTTTCTCTCGTCGTTTAAAATCTGGAACGAAGCGACCGTCGGGGGCAACATCGTGATGTCGCTGCCGGCCGGCCCGATGATCTCGTTGACGGTTGCGCTCGAGGGCGTCTACGAGCTGTGGCCGCGCGCGGGCGAGACGCGCCGCGTTCCGGCCGTCGAGTTCGTCACCGGCTCGCACGCAAATCTGCTCGCGCCCGGCGAGCTGCTGCGCGCGATCCATCTGCCTGCGAGCGCGTTTACCAAACGCCACGCCTTCCGCCGCGCCTCACTCACGCATCTGGGGCGTTCCTCGGTGCTGCTGATCGGCACGCGCGGCTCCTGCGATCTGCTGCTGACGGTCACCGCGGCGACGCTTCGTCCGGTGCAGATTTGCTTCCGCGAGCGCCTGCGCGAGCACGAGCTGCGCGCCGCGATCGACGCTGCGATTCCGCCCGAGCTCTATCTCGACGACGTGCACGGCTCCCCGGCACATCGCCGCCACCTCACCTATCATTTCGCTGCGGAAATCTGCGAGGAGCTCTTCGCTTCATGA